One genomic region from Leptospira tipperaryensis encodes:
- a CDS encoding pectin acetylesterase-family hydrolase, with product MNKKILWAMAFCLVFTSGACKKNDENEDEKILGLVVANFLYTPYEKITPTSGTISVAGAGYTNRAFNPSCTGIEGNTTFSLYRKKVATSNKKLLINFMGGGACWSGYNCFGTNTTTYFNALNVVPDQFVKIAFQGVMNAGNPSNPFKDYDVVFIPYCSGDLHIGSKDMTYTNPNTGAAAVIKHRGYDNVLATLKFIQTEYSGVENVFVTGQSAGGYGALLNYPIVRETVRGLNASVKVNMLSDASNGIVPAGFFTNLSTQWGADPNLPTWVTGIAGNYLTGGGASIQDFFTKVSTFYSTDKTGQYAALFDGNQRFFYKVMNIINAAPTYSDAKATDPYDSSKTYSALFGDTDGSTVPDGTPASTDGATCGWSQQAVTSMNGISGGATNYSYYIAPGDVHTITTSEDMYGVNAGGTNFVTWLTTLASGTKPGNAKCSNSGGSCVNSNFNKSKINLALGVATSDQSYGNAKDLLTTCGTITGL from the coding sequence ATGAATAAAAAGATTCTATGGGCCATGGCATTTTGTCTTGTTTTCACTTCCGGTGCATGCAAGAAAAACGACGAGAATGAAGATGAAAAAATATTAGGATTGGTCGTAGCGAATTTTCTATACACACCTTACGAAAAGATCACTCCTACTTCCGGGACGATAAGTGTCGCCGGTGCGGGTTATACAAATCGGGCATTCAATCCTTCCTGTACAGGAATCGAAGGGAATACAACATTCTCCTTATATAGAAAAAAAGTAGCCACCTCCAATAAAAAACTTCTGATCAATTTTATGGGAGGAGGAGCTTGTTGGAGCGGATACAACTGTTTCGGGACCAACACTACGACTTACTTTAACGCACTCAATGTGGTGCCGGATCAGTTTGTCAAAATCGCTTTCCAAGGTGTGATGAACGCGGGAAATCCATCCAATCCTTTCAAAGATTACGACGTAGTATTCATTCCCTATTGTTCCGGAGATTTACATATCGGTTCTAAGGATATGACTTATACAAATCCAAATACCGGAGCCGCGGCCGTAATCAAACACCGCGGATATGACAACGTCCTCGCTACGTTAAAATTCATTCAGACGGAATATTCAGGAGTGGAAAACGTATTTGTTACCGGACAGAGCGCGGGAGGATACGGAGCTCTGTTGAATTATCCAATCGTAAGAGAAACGGTTCGAGGACTCAATGCATCCGTAAAAGTGAATATGCTTTCCGATGCATCTAACGGAATCGTTCCTGCTGGATTCTTTACAAATTTAAGTACACAATGGGGAGCGGATCCGAATCTTCCTACCTGGGTGACTGGAATTGCAGGCAACTATCTAACTGGTGGTGGAGCATCCATACAGGATTTTTTCACAAAGGTTTCGACGTTTTACTCCACAGACAAGACGGGACAGTATGCGGCTCTCTTTGACGGGAATCAAAGATTCTTCTACAAAGTTATGAACATCATCAACGCCGCTCCTACGTATTCGGACGCGAAGGCGACCGATCCTTATGACTCGTCCAAAACCTACTCCGCGTTATTCGGAGATACCGATGGAAGCACCGTTCCCGACGGAACTCCTGCGTCAACGGACGGAGCTACTTGCGGATGGTCGCAACAAGCCGTAACTTCTATGAATGGAATCTCCGGAGGAGCGACGAATTATTCCTACTACATCGCGCCGGGAGACGTTCATACGATCACGACCTCGGAAGATATGTACGGAGTCAATGCCGGAGGAACCAACTTCGTAACCTGGTTGACGACGCTCGCATCCGGAACCAAACCCGGAAACGCGAAGTGTTCCAATAGCGGTGGAAGTTGTGTGAACTCGAATTTTAACAAGAGCAAAATCAATCTGGCCCTGGGCGTAGCGACTTCCGATCAGTCCTATGGGAACGCAAAAGATTTACTCACGACTTGCGGAACGATCACAGGTCTCTAA
- the lon gene encoding endopeptidase La has translation MEPLEDLSGIDDNLIVPLDSILPPELFLIPIKSRPVFPGIITPLIVPSGKFAKAVEESLKGNSFLGLVLLKDEENEKETSENIYQFGVVAKILKKVHLPDGAVNILINTVRRFKINSYMSNDPLVAKVMYPEEEPGAPKNTIKAMMRTLLVMTRELAQNNPLFTEEMKLTMLNVNEPGKMADFVCSILNLEKEEYQSVIESNVLKERIEKVLLFLKKEIELVSIQREISDQIQDKIDKQQRQFFLREQLKAIQNELGIKDDKFEKKYEKFLERLKTINADPEVIEEVTRELDKFSYADPNTGDYNVIRNYLDILESLPWESAPSREIDLDKAKRTLDRDHYKLEDVKDRILEFLAVKKLKADEKGTILLLVGPPGVGKTSIAKSIAEAMGRKFFRFSVGGMRDEAEIKGHRRTYIGSMPGKIISALRITKEKDCVILLDEIDKLAVGIQGDPASALLEVLDPEQNKNFRDHYLDLPFDISNVFFIATANTLDSISRILLDRMEIINLSGYITDEKVQIFQKYLWKKVLTKNGVAPYGIDFEKKAIVALIDSYSRESGVRGLEKVTDKLVRKIAMRIVKKEPFPKVIHEKDLETFLGVPKFTDERMVKALVPGTALGLAWTSVGGATLLIEALFVKGKGGILLTGMIGKTMEESSSIALSYIKNFLNRDDLFADRLVHLHVPDGATPKDGPSAGITMATAILSLALGIRVKPGFGMTGEITLTGEVLAIGGLREKIVAAKRVGVHKIIYPKDNLQHLEEIPDYVKKGMSFFPVSRFEEVAKLMFDEKVLLKANPLLENALKAKAEPIGKAAKKKKTAVKKSSPSKKKTGARKKKK, from the coding sequence TTGGAACCATTAGAGGATTTATCCGGAATCGATGATAACCTGATCGTCCCGTTGGATTCGATCTTACCGCCGGAGCTATTTTTGATTCCTATCAAATCGCGCCCCGTCTTCCCGGGAATCATCACGCCTCTGATCGTACCCAGCGGCAAATTTGCAAAAGCGGTGGAAGAATCTCTGAAAGGGAATTCTTTTCTCGGACTTGTTCTCCTCAAAGACGAAGAGAACGAAAAGGAAACTTCGGAAAACATCTATCAATTCGGGGTCGTCGCAAAGATATTAAAAAAAGTGCATCTACCCGACGGTGCAGTCAACATTCTTATCAATACCGTACGTCGTTTTAAAATCAATTCTTACATGAGCAACGATCCGCTCGTCGCCAAGGTGATGTATCCCGAAGAAGAACCGGGTGCGCCGAAAAATACGATCAAGGCGATGATGAGAACCTTGCTCGTTATGACCCGGGAGCTCGCTCAGAACAATCCTCTTTTTACGGAAGAGATGAAACTTACGATGCTCAACGTAAACGAGCCGGGAAAGATGGCGGACTTTGTCTGTTCCATTCTCAACCTCGAAAAAGAAGAATACCAATCCGTCATCGAATCCAACGTCTTGAAGGAGAGAATTGAAAAGGTTCTTCTTTTCTTAAAAAAAGAAATCGAACTCGTTTCGATTCAAAGAGAGATCTCGGATCAGATTCAGGATAAGATCGATAAACAACAGAGACAATTTTTCTTAAGAGAACAACTCAAAGCGATTCAGAATGAACTCGGAATCAAAGACGATAAGTTTGAAAAGAAATACGAAAAATTTTTAGAACGTCTCAAAACGATCAACGCGGATCCGGAAGTCATCGAAGAAGTCACGAGAGAACTCGATAAATTCTCCTACGCAGACCCGAATACGGGCGATTACAACGTTATACGAAATTACTTGGACATCTTAGAATCCCTTCCTTGGGAATCCGCTCCTTCCCGAGAGATCGATCTCGACAAAGCCAAACGCACGCTGGACCGAGATCACTACAAACTCGAAGACGTAAAAGACAGGATCTTAGAATTTCTTGCGGTCAAAAAATTAAAGGCCGACGAAAAAGGCACAATTCTTCTTCTCGTGGGGCCACCCGGCGTCGGTAAAACATCCATAGCAAAATCGATCGCCGAGGCTATGGGAAGAAAGTTCTTTCGTTTTTCCGTCGGCGGTATGAGGGACGAAGCCGAGATCAAAGGACACAGAAGAACTTATATCGGTTCCATGCCTGGAAAGATCATTTCCGCACTTCGCATAACAAAAGAAAAAGACTGCGTGATCCTTTTGGACGAGATCGACAAACTCGCGGTCGGAATCCAAGGAGATCCGGCTTCCGCGCTCTTGGAAGTTCTGGATCCGGAACAGAATAAGAATTTTAGGGATCATTATCTTGATCTTCCATTCGATATTTCGAATGTGTTTTTTATCGCGACCGCGAATACGTTGGATTCCATTTCCAGAATTCTTTTGGATAGAATGGAGATTATCAATCTTTCCGGTTATATCACGGATGAAAAGGTGCAGATTTTTCAGAAGTATCTCTGGAAAAAAGTCCTGACCAAAAACGGAGTGGCGCCCTACGGAATCGATTTTGAAAAAAAGGCGATCGTCGCTTTGATCGATTCTTATTCTCGAGAGTCCGGAGTTCGCGGTCTGGAAAAAGTAACCGATAAACTTGTACGCAAGATCGCGATGAGAATCGTCAAAAAAGAACCTTTTCCAAAAGTCATTCACGAAAAGGATCTCGAAACATTCTTAGGAGTTCCTAAGTTTACGGACGAAAGAATGGTAAAGGCCCTCGTTCCCGGAACGGCTCTCGGGCTTGCTTGGACTTCGGTCGGAGGAGCCACTCTTTTGATCGAAGCGCTTTTTGTAAAAGGTAAGGGCGGGATTCTTCTTACGGGAATGATCGGAAAGACGATGGAAGAATCTTCGAGCATCGCTTTGAGCTATATTAAGAATTTCTTAAATAGAGACGACTTGTTTGCGGATAGGTTGGTCCACTTGCACGTTCCCGACGGAGCTACTCCGAAGGACGGGCCTTCCGCCGGAATTACGATGGCTACCGCAATTCTTTCTCTCGCCTTGGGAATCCGAGTTAAGCCGGGTTTTGGAATGACCGGAGAAATCACTCTTACGGGCGAAGTCCTCGCGATCGGCGGGCTTCGGGAAAAGATCGTCGCGGCTAAAAGAGTGGGAGTCCACAAAATCATCTATCCAAAAGATAATCTCCAACACTTGGAAGAAATTCCTGATTACGTAAAAAAAGGAATGTCCTTTTTTCCGGTAAGTCGATTTGAAGAAGTCGCCAAACTGATGTTCGACGAAAAGGTTCTCCTAAAAGCGAATCCTTTGCTCGAAAATGCGTTAAAGGCGAAAGCCGAGCCGATAGGTAAGGCCGCGAAAAAGAAAAAGACGGCCGTTAAAAAATCTTCTCCCTCCAAAAAGAAGACGGGCGCTCGAAAAAAGAAGAAGTAG
- a CDS encoding Dps family protein: MNIDIGITEKNRDTINTGLQKLLADTYILYFKTHSYHWNVTGPQFNTLHLMFQTQYNELWLSIDLIAERIRSLGFFAPSSSHQLGKLTSIHEEGGVPNAEDMIRHLVAGHETVIRTARALLPAADEGGDEVTLDLLTQRLEVHEKTAWMLRSMLEVRNP, from the coding sequence ATGAATATAGATATAGGAATTACTGAAAAAAATCGAGATACGATCAACACAGGGTTGCAAAAACTTTTAGCCGATACTTACATTCTTTATTTTAAAACACACAGTTATCACTGGAATGTGACCGGCCCGCAATTCAACACGCTTCATCTCATGTTTCAAACACAGTACAACGAACTTTGGCTTTCTATCGATTTGATAGCCGAGAGGATTCGCTCTTTGGGATTTTTCGCGCCTAGTTCTTCCCATCAACTTGGAAAGCTGACTTCGATTCACGAGGAGGGAGGAGTTCCGAATGCGGAGGATATGATCCGTCATCTTGTGGCCGGACACGAGACCGTGATTAGAACCGCGAGAGCGCTTTTACCCGCGGCGGACGAAGGAGGAGACGAAGTGACTCTGGACCTTCTTACACAAAGATTGGAAGTACACGAAAAAACCGCGTGGATGTTGAGGAGTATGTTGGAAGTCAGAAATCCTTGA
- a CDS encoding DegT/DnrJ/EryC1/StrS family aminotransferase, whose amino-acid sequence MGVPFIDIKRFEPGLLEEWEEKVKVLSKNASFIGGEEVSLLEKNLATYAQTKYSIACANGTDALQLALRALGVGKGDAVLLPDSTFWATFEAVVNVGADPYTVDTNPDDLQMDFAEFEKAVEKVKPKAAMIVHLYGWGSSKIEDFRKLCKSKGIPLLEDGAQCFGVKYKGESLYKDAVISTTSFYPAKVLGGAGDGGAVFTNDEELANKVRMLSNHGRISHYAYGDVGWNSRLDTLQAAFLNINLKHLEARIKSRRVAAQKYYEILPSLGIQVIHPPKDYEENGYCNVTLSTPEERPNIQEVLKEKGIGFGNIYPGAMSDQPGAKPYIKGKFGEKHLTGRICASVLNYPLFPYMKEEELEEVFAAIREFNSRKK is encoded by the coding sequence ATGGGCGTTCCATTTATTGACATCAAGAGGTTTGAACCGGGACTACTGGAAGAATGGGAAGAAAAAGTAAAAGTCCTCAGTAAGAATGCGAGTTTTATCGGAGGCGAAGAAGTTTCTCTTTTAGAAAAAAATCTTGCGACTTACGCGCAGACAAAATATTCCATCGCCTGTGCAAACGGAACCGACGCGCTCCAATTGGCTTTGAGAGCCTTGGGAGTGGGAAAAGGCGACGCGGTTCTGCTTCCGGATTCCACATTCTGGGCGACCTTTGAAGCGGTAGTAAACGTCGGAGCAGATCCTTATACAGTGGATACAAATCCGGATGATCTTCAGATGGATTTTGCGGAATTCGAAAAAGCAGTCGAAAAAGTAAAACCTAAGGCGGCCATGATCGTTCACCTCTACGGTTGGGGTTCTTCTAAAATCGAAGACTTTCGCAAACTCTGTAAGTCCAAAGGAATTCCTCTCTTGGAAGACGGAGCTCAGTGTTTCGGAGTCAAATACAAAGGTGAATCTCTTTATAAGGACGCAGTGATCAGCACCACTTCTTTTTATCCTGCGAAGGTGTTAGGCGGCGCGGGAGACGGCGGCGCGGTTTTTACAAACGACGAAGAACTTGCAAATAAAGTAAGAATGCTTTCCAATCACGGAAGAATTTCTCATTACGCATACGGCGACGTTGGTTGGAACTCGAGATTGGATACTCTGCAAGCCGCGTTCTTAAATATCAATCTTAAACATCTGGAAGCAAGAATCAAATCTCGCAGAGTAGCAGCGCAAAAATATTATGAAATACTCCCAAGCCTTGGGATTCAAGTGATTCATCCGCCTAAGGACTACGAAGAAAACGGCTATTGTAACGTCACTCTCTCCACTCCGGAAGAAAGACCGAACATCCAAGAAGTCCTCAAGGAAAAAGGAATCGGTTTTGGTAATATCTATCCGGGAGCGATGAGTGATCAACCCGGCGCGAAACCTTATATCAAAGGTAAGTTCGGGGAAAAACACTTAACAGGAAGAATATGCGCCTCCGTTCTAAACTATCCGCTTTTTCCTTATATGAAAGAGGAAGAACTGGAAGAAGTTTTTGCGGCGATCCGAGAATTCAATTCTCGAAAAAAATAA